A single Arcanobacterium canis DNA region contains:
- a CDS encoding cation transporter — protein MNLRQKVAAVAAINGVYFLIEVVVASVIGSVSLFADSVDFFEDTAINLLVFVALAWPAARRRVAGRVLAGIILLPALAALTTAVIKIIGGATPSAGALTWTAVGALAANLLAAWILIGIRHEKGSLVKGAWLAARNDAIGNIAIIGAGIATFVSPSPWWDIAVGVLMGLINLRAAAEVWEASEFEGNARELLEDN, from the coding sequence ATGAATCTGCGACAAAAAGTTGCTGCGGTTGCCGCGATCAACGGCGTCTACTTCCTCATCGAAGTGGTCGTTGCGTCTGTGATTGGCTCGGTATCGCTCTTCGCCGACTCGGTGGACTTCTTCGAAGACACCGCAATCAATCTGCTCGTTTTTGTCGCCCTCGCGTGGCCTGCTGCTCGACGTCGGGTGGCAGGCCGCGTGCTCGCTGGCATTATTCTTTTGCCTGCTCTGGCCGCTTTAACGACGGCGGTCATCAAAATTATTGGCGGTGCCACGCCTTCTGCTGGTGCGCTGACGTGGACCGCTGTGGGCGCATTGGCTGCTAACCTGCTCGCTGCGTGGATACTCATCGGAATACGCCATGAGAAAGGCTCCCTGGTGAAGGGAGCCTGGCTGGCCGCACGCAACGATGCAATCGGCAATATTGCGATTATTGGCGCAGGAATCGCGACATTCGTTTCTCCATCGCCCTGGTGGGATATCGCCGTGGGCGTTCTCATGGGACTGATCAACCTCCGGGCTGCCGCTGAGGTCTGGGAAGCCTCAGAATTTGAGGGAAATGCTCGCGAACTCCTTGAGGATAACTGA
- a CDS encoding DUF4870 domain-containing protein, whose translation MTVSSLPPSSEERTWAIGAHLSALIAWLVSAGWLAFIGPLVVWVVKKHDSEFVRRASAQSFNFNVGLQVMSWIGWFLTITLIFAWIGIPLIILSFVLMVWCHLRATIATSNNRLYRYPFQIRILS comes from the coding sequence ATGACTGTTTCCTCTCTTCCCCCGTCCTCCGAGGAACGCACCTGGGCAATTGGCGCGCATCTTTCTGCTCTCATTGCCTGGCTCGTGTCGGCAGGTTGGCTAGCATTTATCGGCCCGCTCGTGGTGTGGGTGGTGAAAAAACATGACTCTGAGTTCGTGCGCCGAGCATCCGCACAGTCTTTCAACTTCAATGTGGGGTTGCAGGTCATGAGCTGGATCGGCTGGTTCCTGACGATCACACTGATCTTTGCATGGATCGGCATCCCCTTGATTATTTTGTCGTTTGTCTTGATGGTGTGGTGCCACCTTCGGGCCACCATCGCCACCTCAAACAATCGTCTCTACCGCTACCCATTCCAAATCCGGATTCTGTCGTAA
- a CDS encoding CTP synthase, with protein sequence MDSISRSHGNSRPVRHIFVTGGVASSLGKGITAASLGTLLKARGAKVAMQKLDPYVNVDPGTMNPFQHGEVFVTNDGAETDLDIGHYERFLDEAFTGDANATTGQVYQNVLRRERAGEYLGECVQVIPHITNEIISRMRAQAEVDNDRPDVVITEIGGTVGDIESQPFLEAARQVRQKLGRDNCFFIHVSLVPYLAAGGELKTKPTQHSVAQLRQVGIQPDAVVLRCERPLPASVKSKIALMCDVDDMGVIECQDASSIYEVPVTLFNEGLDSYVARKLDLPTHDVEWDSWNGLLERVRSPKHRVRVALVGKYIDLKDAYLSVVEALHAGGFAHWADVEIVWVPADSCETLDGAHAHLADVDAVLVPGGFGVRGLDGKVGALRYAREHRIPTLGICLGLQSMVIEAARNLLGLEAASSTEFDPETPDPVISTIDEQKQFVDGGDLGGTMRLGSYPAVLVDGSLAAQVYGTTSVAERHRHRYEYNQAYRDRLEAVGLKVSGTSPDGSLVEYVELDRDLHPYYIATQAHPEFTSRPTHANPLFAGLIKAAIERKNA encoded by the coding sequence ATGGATAGTATTTCTCGTTCCCATGGAAATTCCCGCCCAGTTCGCCATATTTTTGTCACTGGCGGCGTGGCTTCCTCACTTGGCAAAGGCATTACTGCAGCTTCCCTCGGCACGCTACTCAAAGCACGTGGTGCAAAAGTTGCGATGCAAAAACTCGACCCCTACGTCAACGTCGATCCCGGCACAATGAACCCCTTCCAACACGGCGAAGTTTTCGTCACCAATGACGGCGCTGAAACCGATCTCGACATTGGCCACTACGAGCGATTCTTGGACGAAGCTTTCACTGGTGACGCCAACGCCACCACAGGTCAGGTGTATCAAAATGTGCTTCGACGCGAACGGGCAGGCGAATATCTCGGCGAATGCGTTCAGGTCATCCCACATATTACGAACGAAATTATCTCGCGGATGCGTGCCCAAGCTGAGGTTGACAACGACCGCCCCGACGTCGTCATCACGGAAATCGGCGGAACAGTAGGCGACATCGAATCGCAGCCTTTCCTCGAAGCAGCCCGGCAGGTCCGCCAAAAACTCGGCCGCGACAACTGTTTCTTTATTCACGTGTCGTTGGTGCCGTATCTTGCGGCAGGTGGTGAACTCAAGACCAAGCCAACCCAGCATTCGGTTGCGCAGTTGCGCCAAGTGGGTATCCAGCCCGACGCCGTCGTGTTGCGTTGTGAGCGCCCCTTGCCCGCGTCTGTGAAGAGCAAAATCGCCCTCATGTGCGACGTGGATGACATGGGCGTAATCGAATGCCAAGACGCCTCGTCAATCTATGAGGTGCCGGTGACATTGTTCAATGAAGGACTCGATTCTTATGTGGCACGCAAGCTCGATCTGCCCACACACGATGTGGAATGGGACTCCTGGAATGGTCTTCTTGAGCGCGTGCGCTCGCCAAAACATCGGGTACGCGTGGCACTGGTGGGCAAATATATCGATTTGAAAGATGCCTACCTCTCCGTCGTCGAGGCTCTCCACGCCGGAGGATTCGCTCACTGGGCCGACGTCGAAATTGTGTGGGTGCCTGCAGACTCGTGTGAAACTCTCGACGGTGCTCACGCTCATCTTGCTGATGTCGATGCAGTACTCGTCCCCGGAGGGTTCGGAGTGCGCGGCTTAGACGGAAAAGTGGGCGCGCTGCGCTATGCCCGTGAACATCGCATCCCTACCCTGGGCATCTGCCTCGGATTGCAGTCAATGGTGATCGAAGCTGCGCGCAATCTGTTGGGGCTGGAGGCAGCATCGTCAACCGAATTTGATCCGGAAACTCCCGATCCTGTTATTTCGACGATTGACGAGCAGAAGCAGTTCGTTGACGGCGGCGATTTAGGGGGCACCATGCGTTTGGGCTCATATCCGGCTGTCCTGGTTGACGGATCACTCGCTGCGCAGGTTTACGGCACGACGTCGGTGGCAGAGCGTCACCGCCACCGCTACGAATACAACCAAGCCTACCGTGATCGTCTCGAAGCAGTTGGCCTTAAAGTCAGCGGAACATCGCCCGATGGTTCATTGGTGGAGTACGTCGAACTCGATCGTGATCTTCACCCGTATTACATCGCTACTCAGGCTCACCCTGAATTTACCTCGCGTCCTACCCACGCCAATCCTCTCTTCGCAGGCCTGATCAAAGCCGCAATCGAAAGGAAAAACGCATAA